A single window of Thalassomonas viridans DNA harbors:
- a CDS encoding carboxymuconolactone decarboxylase family protein, translating into MNSFELHTLATAPRAAKPLLEQSLKTFGIIPNLHAVMAESPQTLAAYQQLHTLFMQSSFDKEELTVVWQTINVEHQCHYCVPAHTAIAHGMKVNEDIINALRDETPLPSDKLETLRQTTLLMLRNRGVIDQADIEKFYAAGYQHKHLLDIVLGMSQKVMSNYINHLAQTPVDAPFQDFLWEKK; encoded by the coding sequence ATGAACAGCTTTGAACTACATACATTAGCAACCGCCCCGCGAGCAGCAAAACCCCTGCTGGAACAATCGCTGAAAACTTTTGGCATCATCCCCAACCTGCACGCGGTCATGGCGGAGTCTCCCCAGACTCTGGCGGCTTACCAGCAGCTACACACCCTTTTTATGCAGTCGTCTTTTGATAAGGAAGAATTAACCGTAGTGTGGCAAACCATCAATGTCGAACATCAATGCCATTACTGCGTACCCGCCCATACCGCTATCGCCCACGGCATGAAAGTAAACGAAGACATTATCAACGCCCTGCGGGATGAAACGCCCCTGCCCAGCGATAAGCTGGAAACCTTGCGCCAGACAACCTTACTTATGCTAAGAAACCGCGGCGTGATCGACCAGGCTGATATAGAAAAGTTCTATGCTGCCGGATACCAGCATAAACACCTGCTGGACATAGTGTTGGGCATGTCGCAAAAAGTGATGAGCAACTATATTAATCACCTGGCCCAGACCCCGGTTGACGCCCCCTTCCAGGACTTCCTCTGGGAGAAAAAATAA
- a CDS encoding TetR/AcrR family transcriptional regulator — protein sequence MANKVKFDRDEVIDKATLLFWQQGFLGTSMRDLQQHLDMRPGSIYASFGSKDNLFKEVIGYYGEQCLQGVNAFQLEAASPLAGLEGFIRHVTLGEEETAGCRLCLLAKTLSELPAEQQELIDAARQALLQIESKFEQILIQAREQQELSAQADCHRLAKWLQMQLMGLRSYAKSQAAIADLELMIDDIFTSLKSR from the coding sequence ATGGCTAATAAAGTGAAATTCGACCGTGATGAAGTGATTGATAAAGCGACCTTGCTGTTCTGGCAACAGGGCTTTTTGGGCACCAGCATGCGTGATTTGCAGCAGCACTTGGATATGCGTCCCGGCAGCATTTACGCCAGCTTCGGCAGTAAAGACAATCTGTTTAAAGAAGTGATCGGCTATTACGGCGAACAATGTCTCCAGGGGGTGAATGCTTTCCAGCTTGAGGCGGCAAGCCCGTTAGCGGGGTTAGAGGGCTTTATCCGCCATGTTACCTTAGGGGAAGAGGAAACTGCCGGCTGCCGTTTATGTCTGCTGGCAAAAACCTTAAGCGAACTGCCCGCAGAACAGCAGGAATTGATCGATGCCGCCCGGCAGGCGTTATTGCAGATAGAGAGCAAATTTGAACAGATATTGATACAAGCACGCGAGCAGCAAGAGCTGTCTGCACAGGCCGATTGCCATCGCCTGGCAAAATGGCTGCAAATGCAGCTGATGGGGCTGAGATCTTATGCCAAAAGCCAGGCCGCTATAGCCGATCTTGAACTGATGATTGATGATATTTTTACCAGTTTAAAAAGTCGCTGA